From Cyanobium sp. AMD-g, one genomic window encodes:
- a CDS encoding response regulator transcription factor, which produces MAEPFPVAITPAEQRVLDLLRQGDSNRHIAAQLVLSPRTVECHVSHLLAKTGCRSRTQLLLWALAQG; this is translated from the coding sequence TTGGCGGAACCTTTCCCGGTGGCCATCACCCCGGCCGAACAGCGGGTGCTCGACCTGCTGCGCCAAGGTGACAGCAACCGCCACATCGCCGCCCAGCTGGTGCTGAGCCCGCGCACGGTCGAGTGCCATGTCTCCCACCTGCTGGCCAAGACCGGCTGCCGCAGCCGAACCCAGCTCCTGCTCTGGGCTCTGGCCCAGGGATAG
- the minE gene encoding cell division topological specificity factor MinE, with protein sequence MTLFDFIQRLLGRQKPSGTMAKERLQLVLAHDRSDLNPELLEQMRREILEVVQRYVEIDIEEGDVSLETEDRVTALVANLPIKRARPLPALVAAAAAVGMAQAPDPEAPQELAVPLASEPTEDPSPAAADPD encoded by the coding sequence ATGACGCTGTTCGATTTCATCCAACGGTTGCTGGGGCGCCAGAAACCCAGCGGCACCATGGCCAAGGAGCGGCTGCAGCTGGTGCTGGCCCACGACCGCAGTGATCTCAATCCCGAACTGCTCGAGCAGATGCGCCGCGAAATCCTCGAGGTGGTGCAGCGCTACGTGGAGATCGACATCGAGGAAGGTGATGTGAGCCTCGAGACCGAGGACCGGGTCACCGCCCTGGTGGCCAACCTGCCGATCAAGCGGGCCCGTCCCCTGCCGGCCCTGGTGGCGGCAGCCGCCGCCGTGGGTATGGCCCAGGCTCCCGACCCCGAAGCCCCGCAGGAGCTGGCCGTGCCCCTGGCCAGCGAACCGACCGAGGACCCATCCCCCGCCGCTGCCGATCCGGATTGA